One Pectobacterium polaris DNA window includes the following coding sequences:
- a CDS encoding DUF4123 domain-containing protein produces the protein MSEITHWAIVDAAAEPELFSMLEQLDPPHASLYAEPVPEDIGRLAPHLVRVDDAIIQWLEQRKTPWGIRLESRADMKTLRQHLRKYLHVQIPNEEKPVFFRFYDPRNIWPLLSVLSDWEKHTFLGPIEAIKTNWQGTSQYESFVALRATFQAGCTSRRKIMRFSPEQMGELTLIFEQRYLENLVSKIESSDGENRPIDLQKIGEIFRWLKQQGITDDRSIRGLFSLFHERGCLILEDIPADFKNVLCTEGKKGVFKAETLLLRELGSVPL, from the coding sequence GTGAGTGAGATAACACACTGGGCAATAGTGGATGCAGCGGCAGAGCCCGAATTATTTTCGATGTTGGAACAATTAGACCCACCCCATGCCAGTTTATACGCGGAGCCAGTACCGGAAGATATTGGGCGATTGGCTCCGCACTTAGTGCGAGTTGACGACGCCATTATTCAGTGGCTTGAACAAAGAAAAACGCCTTGGGGAATACGGCTTGAAAGCCGAGCTGATATGAAAACTCTGCGTCAGCATTTACGTAAATACCTGCATGTACAAATCCCCAATGAAGAAAAACCTGTATTTTTCCGTTTTTATGACCCGCGTAATATCTGGCCATTGCTGTCCGTACTTTCTGACTGGGAAAAGCATACTTTTCTCGGCCCTATTGAGGCGATAAAGACAAACTGGCAGGGAACATCGCAGTATGAAAGCTTTGTGGCCCTACGAGCAACGTTTCAGGCAGGATGTACTTCCCGGCGAAAAATAATGCGATTCTCTCCAGAACAGATGGGTGAGTTAACGCTGATTTTTGAGCAGCGCTATCTCGAAAACCTGGTCAGTAAAATTGAAAGCAGTGACGGAGAAAATAGACCAATCGATTTACAAAAAATTGGCGAGATATTTCGTTGGTTGAAACAACAGGGAATCACTGATGACAGGAGCATTCGTGGGTTGTTCTCTTTATTTCATGAACGGGGATGTCTGATACTGGAGGATATTCCTGCTGACTTTAAGAATGTCCTCTGTACAGAAGGTAAAAAAGGTGTATTTAAAGCAGAAACACTTTTACTCAGGGAATTGGGCTCTGTGCCCCTATAA
- a CDS encoding type III secretion protein, translating to MSEPAAVFDNQHDFLTALETATTACWPVQPGVTLWLTAVSAQKAILTLTLAPARHYPSMLRQILQRRFLEADALFACGLSLDEQQHLRLHRALSTLTDSAAAIDELWCLAGLPPR from the coding sequence ATGAGTGAGCCAGCGGCAGTATTCGACAATCAGCATGACTTTCTCACAGCGCTGGAGACCGCGACGACGGCATGTTGGCCGGTACAGCCGGGCGTCACGCTGTGGTTGACTGCGGTGTCGGCGCAGAAGGCCATACTCACCTTAACGTTGGCGCCTGCACGACATTACCCCAGTATGCTGCGACAAATTTTACAACGCCGCTTTCTGGAGGCCGATGCGCTGTTTGCCTGCGGCCTGAGCCTGGATGAACAGCAACATCTGCGGTTACATCGCGCGTTATCCACATTGACTGACTCGGCAGCGGCAATCGACGAACTGTGGTGTTTGGCCGGTCTGCCGCCGCGCTGA
- a CDS encoding type III secretion protein HrpF, with protein MSLNPIQRRLDAHLVDSQQQLDDIALNVAEGGASQADSYAFFEASMDYSNASWAVGQLLSVKHGLAKAIINDFN; from the coding sequence ATGTCCCTTAACCCCATTCAGCGTCGCCTTGACGCGCATCTGGTCGATTCGCAGCAACAGCTGGATGATATTGCGCTGAACGTTGCAGAAGGTGGAGCCAGTCAGGCCGACAGTTATGCCTTTTTTGAAGCCAGCATGGACTATTCCAATGCCAGTTGGGCGGTCGGGCAGTTGCTGAGCGTGAAACACGGCTTGGCAAAGGCCATCATCAATGACTTCAACTGA
- a CDS encoding pectate lyase, with protein MADMTITLSIQPGAGLSSTGLNSPLSGSNGGVSPRSAQQDSQLMEALGTLLSALLPNAQGNTPSSTDGSPLGQGGAGNGGSSALGQNGSPADMLMKLLETLIQGKNGQEAGNPLSSGSSGAAGGNGGASPLAGSSGAGGVGGAQNPEDLSRSLLQDSAGSALDNAISPTADGGGQLSGNDLLKALLELIGNLMDSQKGEFGQPQEKGQPQGGGSPSVGAPQASSGGGGGSPAAPSAPSAGGGGSPAAPSAPSSPIGGNGGGASAPLTAAPTGVDGGSAASPTTSTAGAGPVAFPKASGDATVVNDTIKVGPGEVFDGGGKTFTAGSKLGDGGQAEGQKPVFELAQGATLKNVVFGDNAADGVHVRGDAKIDNVHWTNVGEDALTVKSNNGKPANVEITNSSAQGASDKIFQLNADANLTIDNFKAKDFGTFVRTNGGQQGNWNLNLSNIDAENGKFSFVKSDSEGLNVKGSNINLTNVNNHYKVPDSANLQVK; from the coding sequence ATGGCTGATATGACGATCACGCTCAGCATACAACCCGGCGCTGGCCTGTCATCAACAGGTCTGAATTCCCCGCTTTCAGGCAGCAACGGCGGGGTTTCGCCACGTTCTGCACAGCAGGATAGCCAGCTCATGGAGGCGCTGGGCACATTGCTTAGCGCGCTTTTGCCTAATGCGCAGGGCAATACGCCGTCATCAACCGATGGCAGCCCGCTGGGCCAGGGCGGTGCGGGCAACGGTGGCAGCTCGGCGTTAGGGCAAAACGGCAGCCCTGCCGATATGCTGATGAAACTGCTGGAAACGCTGATTCAGGGCAAAAATGGCCAGGAAGCGGGGAATCCACTCTCTTCCGGCTCGTCGGGCGCGGCAGGCGGCAACGGCGGGGCGTCACCGCTGGCGGGTTCATCCGGCGCTGGCGGTGTAGGCGGGGCGCAAAATCCAGAAGATTTGAGCCGTTCTCTACTGCAAGATTCGGCTGGCAGCGCATTAGATAATGCCATCAGCCCAACCGCAGACGGCGGTGGTCAACTGAGCGGCAACGATCTGTTAAAAGCGCTGCTGGAATTGATCGGCAATCTGATGGATTCACAGAAAGGTGAATTCGGTCAGCCGCAAGAAAAAGGACAGCCACAAGGTGGCGGCTCGCCATCTGTGGGCGCACCGCAGGCTTCATCCGGTGGTGGCGGTGGATCGCCTGCCGCACCGTCTGCACCCTCTGCTGGCGGTGGTGGATCCCCTGCGGCACCATCAGCCCCGTCTTCACCCATTGGCGGTAACGGCGGCGGCGCATCTGCTCCACTGACGGCCGCACCAACCGGTGTTGATGGCGGTTCGGCAGCATCGCCGACGACTTCAACAGCCGGTGCTGGCCCAGTGGCATTCCCTAAAGCCAGCGGTGATGCCACCGTGGTAAATGACACCATCAAAGTCGGCCCCGGTGAGGTCTTTGACGGCGGCGGAAAAACCTTTACCGCTGGCAGTAAGTTAGGCGACGGTGGTCAGGCTGAAGGCCAGAAGCCAGTCTTTGAGCTGGCTCAAGGCGCAACGCTGAAAAACGTGGTGTTTGGTGATAATGCGGCGGATGGCGTACACGTTCGCGGCGATGCCAAAATTGATAACGTACACTGGACCAACGTGGGTGAAGATGCGCTGACGGTGAAATCAAATAACGGTAAGCCAGCCAATGTTGAAATCACCAACAGTAGCGCTCAGGGCGCTTCCGATAAGATTTTCCAGTTGAACGCGGATGCCAACCTGACTATCGATAATTTCAAAGCGAAAGATTTCGGTACGTTTGTTCGCACCAACGGTGGGCAACAAGGTAACTGGAACTTGAACCTGAGCAACATTGACGCAGAAAACGGCAAGTTCTCGTTCGTGAAAAGCGACAGTGAAGGGTTGAACGTCAAAGGTAGCAACATCAACCTGACGAACGTCAATAATCACTACAAAGTGCCGGATTCCGCCAACTTACAGGTGAAGTAA
- the sctL gene encoding type III secretion system stator protein SctL, whose product MLTTKTFATLPGGSRDETVIIPAERVAAHRRSRTLWEEANAQADTIVAQAHERARTLGEQAVEQAEAEFWQQANALLQGVRQDRMDLEKIMITQAGQLLRDALAHLLDKMPAPSRHHALLRQLLKQQQGESRGTLYCHPAQLADVQHWLDEHTHLEWRLASDDALDSDAMKLITAHGVMSLSWRQATAQLLPLEYPAAI is encoded by the coding sequence ATGCTGACGACGAAGACGTTTGCGACATTACCCGGCGGTAGTCGGGATGAAACGGTGATTATTCCGGCGGAGCGCGTCGCGGCGCACCGTCGTAGTCGGACACTCTGGGAAGAGGCCAATGCGCAGGCCGACACGATTGTGGCGCAGGCGCACGAACGTGCCCGAACGCTAGGTGAGCAGGCGGTCGAACAGGCAGAAGCGGAATTCTGGCAGCAGGCAAACGCGCTATTACAGGGCGTTCGACAAGACCGAATGGATCTGGAAAAGATCATGATTACGCAAGCCGGACAGCTGCTGCGCGATGCGCTGGCGCATTTGCTGGATAAAATGCCCGCACCGTCGCGCCATCACGCTTTACTGCGGCAGTTGCTGAAGCAACAGCAGGGAGAAAGTCGGGGAACGCTGTATTGCCATCCCGCCCAGCTTGCTGATGTACAACACTGGCTGGATGAACATACACATCTTGAGTGGCGTCTCGCCAGCGATGACGCGCTGGATAGCGATGCCATGAAGCTGATTACCGCACATGGCGTGATGTCGCTGAGCTGGCGGCAGGCGACGGCGCAGCTCCTTCCTCTTGAGTATCCCGCCGCAATATAA
- the hrpT gene encoding HrpT family type III secretion system protein: protein MNHKALSVALIALLLSACTSPRQIANCASVTCRPQPETRQLIIWWQPDLRSSPADYSRVSVDE from the coding sequence ATGAATCATAAAGCACTGTCCGTCGCGCTGATCGCACTCCTGCTGAGCGCCTGCACTTCCCCGCGGCAGATCGCCAACTGCGCCTCGGTGACCTGTCGTCCGCAGCCGGAAACGCGGCAGCTCATCATCTGGTGGCAGCCCGATTTGCGCAGCAGTCCGGCTGATTACAGCAGAGTCAGCGTGGATGAGTGA
- a CDS encoding type III secretion protein: protein MTTQAQSQRHESGDLTPLAWLIWWAEDCLLQADPSWWNGKVTLPDAPLRRDWLHVNAVQLHRHFSLPSVLPPDPLASLMQMGALDTAQRETVLRLMARVCQPVRSPDRSDAEGIWCERLAKALRPGLWLPSAVTFSSLSSASPAASYQDALTLLRIRYGETCWPRLRLLFPRDGSCACHAPTMSLPAARLNALCDALIWKASTPT from the coding sequence ATGACCACACAAGCGCAAAGCCAGCGGCATGAGTCGGGCGATCTCACCCCGCTTGCCTGGCTGATCTGGTGGGCAGAGGACTGCCTGTTACAGGCCGATCCCAGTTGGTGGAACGGGAAGGTGACATTACCCGATGCGCCGTTGCGTCGCGATTGGCTGCATGTGAATGCCGTACAGCTTCATCGTCACTTTTCTCTGCCGTCGGTGCTGCCGCCGGATCCGCTTGCTTCACTGATGCAAATGGGAGCGCTGGATACGGCGCAGCGCGAAACGGTATTGCGCCTGATGGCACGGGTGTGTCAGCCCGTACGCAGTCCGGATCGCTCGGACGCGGAAGGTATATGGTGCGAGCGGCTGGCAAAGGCGCTGCGGCCGGGTTTATGGCTACCGTCAGCGGTCACCTTTTCTTCCTTATCGTCGGCGTCACCTGCCGCGAGCTATCAGGATGCGCTGACGCTGCTGCGCATTCGCTATGGTGAAACGTGCTGGCCGCGTCTGCGGCTGCTTTTTCCTCGCGATGGGTCCTGTGCTTGCCATGCCCCGACGATGTCATTGCCCGCCGCCCGGCTGAATGCGTTGTGCGATGCCCTGATTTGGAAGGCATCGACCCCCACCTAA
- a CDS encoding type III secretion system chaperone — translation MTSTELAAMLERWLNGGTSALKLDIDGGAVALVRQSSGVACSAAIPLRVLPDEPMLARALQLADAAHAQFQDDTAILSLSPQDEQLWLWMRPDADDVMQLCRSLETLLNQRDVWLSLLMPRAKTPVSAPLNLNTLAFLQGERHA, via the coding sequence ATGACTTCAACTGAGTTGGCCGCGATGTTGGAGCGTTGGCTAAACGGCGGAACGTCGGCGCTGAAGTTGGACATCGATGGCGGGGCGGTGGCGCTTGTGCGGCAGTCGTCGGGCGTGGCGTGCAGTGCGGCCATTCCGCTGCGTGTGTTGCCGGATGAACCGATGTTGGCGCGCGCATTACAGCTAGCCGATGCCGCCCACGCCCAGTTTCAGGATGATACCGCCATCCTGTCGCTCTCTCCGCAGGATGAACAGCTCTGGCTATGGATGCGGCCTGATGCCGATGACGTCATGCAACTGTGTCGCAGCCTGGAAACCTTACTTAACCAACGGGACGTCTGGCTGAGCCTGCTCATGCCGCGGGCGAAAACGCCCGTTTCCGCTCCACTGAATCTGAACACGCTGGCTTTTTTGCAAGGAGAACGACATGCGTAA
- a CDS encoding DNA-binding protein produces MPNTMTSPAPTRWADIARQGGYITPAQRESFTQAIHLVRTQLNTVLSQSGSLRRGEFEFDAFVDSLEQDFLHQADIHTKNGLHSDVAQTSFWVARLIADRFIAVRQM; encoded by the coding sequence ATGCCAAACACAATGACATCTCCCGCACCGACACGTTGGGCCGATATCGCCAGACAAGGCGGATACATTACGCCGGCGCAACGCGAATCGTTCACGCAGGCTATCCATCTGGTGAGAACACAGTTGAATACGGTACTCAGCCAGTCAGGATCGCTGCGACGGGGTGAGTTCGAGTTCGATGCGTTTGTGGACTCGCTGGAGCAGGATTTTCTGCATCAGGCCGACATCCACACGAAGAACGGGCTACATAGCGACGTGGCGCAGACCTCGTTCTGGGTCGCCCGCCTGATCGCCGATCGTTTTATTGCGGTGCGTCAAATGTAA
- a CDS encoding EscI/YscI/HrpB family type III secretion system inner rod protein, with amino-acid sequence MKINHATTLPQPGDAPLADNGTSFSSSATNQDVSWFSAALSSAPMTAESGNSQWLGALAEKSQGLNGVFKSAERDVSQSMRSNNPKDVLDATRTLSSFYLESLLSAKLVAKSVQSLEKLTNLQ; translated from the coding sequence ATGAAAATCAACCACGCTACTACGCTGCCCCAGCCGGGGGATGCTCCGCTGGCGGACAACGGCACGTCTTTTTCCTCTTCTGCCACTAATCAGGATGTGTCCTGGTTTAGCGCAGCGCTGTCGTCGGCACCGATGACGGCAGAAAGTGGCAACAGTCAGTGGCTGGGCGCGCTGGCGGAAAAATCTCAGGGACTGAACGGCGTCTTTAAATCCGCCGAACGCGATGTGAGCCAGTCGATGCGCTCCAATAATCCAAAAGATGTGCTGGATGCGACCCGAACGCTGTCGTCGTTCTATCTGGAAAGTCTGCTGAGCGCCAAACTGGTGGCGAAAAGTGTGCAAAGTCTGGAAAAACTCACCAACTTACAGTAG
- a CDS encoding type VI secretion system PAAR protein, which yields MGNAVKLGDSDTGHGSHPPTPVAAGSSTVKVDGMPLARQGDPLAPHGHARNISGGSSSVFIDGKPAARTGDGVSCGGVVIGGGTVTIG from the coding sequence ATGGGTAACGCAGTTAAATTAGGCGATAGCGATACTGGGCACGGTAGTCATCCGCCGACGCCCGTTGCAGCGGGTTCATCGACGGTTAAGGTGGATGGCATGCCGTTGGCTCGACAAGGCGATCCGCTGGCTCCTCATGGTCATGCTCGGAATATTAGCGGTGGCTCATCCAGTGTATTTATTGATGGTAAACCCGCGGCGAGAACGGGGGATGGTGTGAGTTGTGGTGGCGTGGTGATTGGTGGGGGAACGGTCACCATTGGGTAA
- the sctJ gene encoding type III secretion system inner membrane ring lipoprotein SctJ has protein sequence MKIDKRVFLLLIGLLTGCGEPIELNRGLSENDANEAISMLGRYQIGAEKRVDKTGVTLVIDAKNMERAVNILNAAGLPKQSRTNLGEVFQKSGVISTPLEERARYIYALSQEVEATLAQIDGVLVARVHVVLPERIAPGEPVQPASAAVFIKYRAELEPDGMEQRIRRMVASSIPGLSGKDDKELAIVFVPAEPYQDTIPVVTLGPFTLTPDEMRRWQWSAGLFGLLLAGLLGWRVGMPYLRQWQQKKAGASSSP, from the coding sequence ATGAAAATCGATAAGCGAGTGTTTCTTCTGCTGATCGGGCTATTGACCGGCTGCGGCGAGCCGATTGAGCTGAATCGCGGGCTGTCGGAGAACGATGCCAACGAAGCGATTTCGATGCTCGGCCGCTATCAGATCGGCGCGGAGAAACGGGTGGACAAAACCGGCGTCACGCTGGTGATCGATGCAAAAAACATGGAACGTGCCGTCAATATTCTTAATGCGGCGGGTTTACCGAAGCAATCGCGTACCAATCTGGGCGAGGTCTTTCAGAAAAGCGGTGTGATCTCGACGCCGCTGGAAGAGCGCGCCCGCTATATCTATGCCTTATCGCAGGAAGTGGAGGCGACGCTGGCGCAGATCGACGGTGTGCTGGTGGCGCGGGTGCATGTGGTGCTGCCCGAGCGTATTGCCCCTGGCGAGCCGGTTCAGCCCGCCTCGGCGGCGGTGTTTATCAAATACCGTGCCGAACTGGAGCCCGATGGGATGGAGCAACGCATCCGCCGTATGGTCGCCAGCAGCATTCCCGGCCTGTCTGGCAAAGATGATAAAGAACTGGCAATTGTCTTTGTTCCGGCGGAACCGTATCAGGACACGATCCCCGTAGTTACGCTGGGGCCGTTCACGCTCACGCCGGATGAAATGCGACGCTGGCAGTGGAGCGCGGGGCTGTTCGGTCTGCTACTGGCCGGGCTATTAGGCTGGCGCGTTGGCATGCCTTACCTGCGGCAATGGCAGCAGAAAAAAGCGGGGGCATCGTCGTCACCATGA
- the tssI gene encoding type VI secretion system Vgr family protein, translating into MANSTGLQFTVKVGALEAGTFAVVDFRLDEGLNRPFSLSLSLASALPDVDFGAVLDQPCELMIWYEGELKRRVSGIVSGFTQGDTGFRRTRYQVEVRPALWRLGLRTNARIFQAQKPEAIIGALLEEAGITDYAFALRNEHAVREYCVQYRESDLAFIARLAAEEGMYFFHEYEEGKHRVVFADDAGALTKGPELFFNLATQGLSEGEYVRRFHYAERVSTAEVELKDYSFKTPAYGLSHKKMSGELEHQRESYQHYDYPGRYKQDPSGKAFSGYRLDALRSGAVTSEGESNCAGLMPGNTFTLTEHPNATLNAVWQTVSVTHVGQQPQALEEESGGEPTTMSNSFAVVKGTTTWRAAMPYKPMVDGPQIATVVGPTGEEIYCDQYGRVKLQFPWDRYGASNDQSSCWVRVSQGWAGGQYGMIAIPRISHEVIVSFLEGDPDQPIVTGRTFHVTNPSPYPLPANKTRTTLRSKTHKGKGFNELSFEDATDNEEIFLHAQKNMAVRVLNSKDERVDYNRTTSIGHDEELVVANDRKVTVEGNQDHKTTGNHLSLTEGDRGTQVKGDLTQKISGVFSVDSNGDLTLQSGSKLTLRVGSSFVVIHAGGVDIKGPAINLNSGGSPGDVALPPIRRY; encoded by the coding sequence GTGGCAAACAGTACAGGATTACAGTTCACCGTAAAGGTCGGTGCCCTGGAAGCAGGCACTTTCGCGGTGGTGGATTTCAGGCTGGATGAAGGGCTGAACCGGCCTTTCAGTCTGTCGCTGAGTCTGGCGAGCGCGTTGCCGGATGTTGACTTCGGCGCGGTGCTGGACCAACCGTGCGAGCTGATGATTTGGTATGAAGGCGAACTGAAACGTCGCGTCAGCGGGATTGTCAGTGGCTTCACGCAGGGGGATACCGGATTCCGGCGCACGCGCTATCAGGTAGAAGTCCGTCCAGCCCTGTGGCGACTGGGATTACGCACCAATGCCCGTATCTTTCAGGCGCAGAAGCCGGAAGCGATTATCGGGGCGCTGCTGGAAGAGGCGGGCATCACTGACTACGCCTTTGCGCTGCGTAACGAGCATGCAGTGCGCGAATATTGCGTGCAGTATCGGGAAAGCGATTTAGCCTTTATCGCCCGGCTGGCCGCTGAGGAGGGCATGTATTTCTTCCACGAATACGAAGAGGGTAAACACCGGGTGGTGTTTGCCGACGATGCGGGCGCACTGACCAAAGGCCCCGAGCTGTTCTTCAATCTGGCGACGCAGGGGCTGAGTGAGGGCGAATATGTCCGGCGCTTCCACTACGCGGAGCGGGTGAGTACGGCCGAAGTCGAGTTGAAGGACTACAGCTTCAAGACGCCGGCTTACGGGCTGTCGCACAAGAAAATGAGCGGCGAGCTGGAGCACCAGCGCGAAAGCTATCAGCATTACGACTATCCGGGTCGCTATAAGCAAGACCCGAGCGGCAAGGCGTTCAGCGGTTATCGGCTAGATGCGCTGCGCTCAGGGGCGGTAACGAGCGAAGGGGAATCCAACTGCGCCGGGCTGATGCCGGGCAATACTTTCACCCTGACGGAGCACCCGAATGCAACGCTGAATGCGGTGTGGCAGACGGTGAGCGTGACGCACGTCGGGCAACAGCCACAGGCGCTGGAAGAGGAAAGCGGCGGCGAACCGACGACCATGAGCAACAGTTTTGCGGTGGTGAAAGGCACGACGACATGGCGTGCCGCGATGCCGTACAAACCGATGGTGGACGGTCCGCAAATCGCCACCGTCGTCGGCCCGACCGGGGAAGAAATCTACTGCGACCAGTATGGTCGGGTAAAACTGCAATTCCCGTGGGATCGCTACGGTGCGAGCAACGACCAGAGTTCCTGCTGGGTGCGTGTCAGTCAGGGCTGGGCGGGCGGCCAGTACGGCATGATCGCGATCCCACGCATCAGCCATGAAGTGATCGTCAGCTTCCTTGAGGGTGATCCGGATCAGCCAATTGTCACCGGGCGAACCTTCCACGTCACTAATCCATCGCCCTACCCGCTGCCCGCTAACAAAACGCGTACCACGCTTCGTTCCAAAACCCATAAAGGCAAAGGATTTAACGAACTCAGTTTTGAGGATGCGACCGACAACGAAGAGATCTTCCTTCACGCCCAGAAAAATATGGCAGTGCGGGTGCTTAATTCCAAAGATGAGCGCGTGGACTATAACCGCACAACAAGCATCGGACATGATGAAGAACTGGTGGTCGCCAACGATCGTAAAGTCACGGTGGAAGGCAATCAGGATCACAAAACCACAGGCAACCATTTATCGCTGACCGAAGGCGATCGGGGCACACAGGTTAAGGGCGATCTGACGCAGAAAATTAGCGGCGTATTCAGCGTGGACAGCAACGGCGATCTGACATTGCAAAGCGGCAGCAAATTAACACTCAGGGTCGGAAGCAGCTTTGTCGTTATCCACGCTGGCGGGGTGGACATCAAAGGACCGGCGATTAACTTGAACTCAGGCGGCAGCCCGGGTGATGTGGCACTCCCGCCGATCCGGCGATATTGA
- a CDS encoding harpin HrpZ family protein → MLNSLGGGASLQITIKAGGNGGLFQSQSSQNGGSPSQSAFGGQRSNIAEQLSDIMTTMMFMGSMMGGGMSGGLSGLGSSLGGLGGGLLGAGLGGGLGGGLGSSLGSGLGSALGGGLGGALGAGMNAMNPSAMMGSLLFSALEDLLGGGMSQQQQGGLFGNKQPSSPEISAYTQGVNDALSAILGNGLSQTKGQTSPLQLGNNGLQGLSGAGAFNQLGSTLGMSVGQKAGLQELNNISTHNDSPTRYFVDKEDRKMAKEIGQFMDQYPEVFGKPEYQKDNWQTAKQDDKSWAKALSKPDDDGMTKDSMDKFMKAVGMIKSAVAGDTGNTNLHARGNGGVSLGIDAAMIGDRIVNMGLKKLAD, encoded by the coding sequence ATGCTTAATTCTCTTGGTGGCGGAGCCTCTCTGCAAATCACGATCAAAGCGGGCGGTAACGGCGGTTTATTTCAATCTCAGTCTTCACAGAATGGCGGTTCGCCATCGCAGTCAGCGTTTGGTGGCCAGCGTAGCAACATCGCAGAACAGCTGTCCGATATCATGACAACCATGATGTTCATGGGCAGCATGATGGGCGGCGGCATGAGCGGTGGGCTTAGTGGTTTGGGTAGCAGCCTAGGTGGACTCGGCGGCGGTTTACTGGGCGCTGGGCTGGGTGGCGGTTTAGGTGGCGGTCTTGGCAGTAGCCTTGGCAGCGGACTGGGCAGTGCGCTCGGTGGTGGATTAGGCGGGGCGTTGGGTGCAGGCATGAATGCCATGAATCCATCGGCCATGATGGGTAGCTTGCTGTTTAGCGCATTAGAAGATCTGCTGGGTGGCGGCATGTCGCAACAGCAACAGGGTGGACTTTTCGGCAACAAACAGCCGTCGTCGCCAGAAATTTCTGCCTATACCCAAGGCGTTAACGATGCGCTGTCCGCCATTCTGGGCAACGGCCTGAGCCAGACGAAAGGGCAAACGTCACCGCTGCAACTGGGCAATAACGGTCTGCAAGGCCTGAGCGGTGCGGGTGCGTTCAATCAACTGGGTAGTACACTGGGGATGAGCGTTGGGCAAAAAGCCGGCTTGCAGGAACTGAACAACATCAGCACGCACAATGACAGCCCAACGCGTTACTTCGTCGATAAAGAAGACCGTAAGATGGCGAAAGAGATTGGTCAGTTTATGGATCAATATCCTGAAGTCTTCGGTAAACCGGAATACCAGAAAGACAACTGGCAGACGGCGAAGCAGGATGACAAATCCTGGGCGAAAGCGCTGAGCAAGCCGGATGACGACGGCATGACCAAAGACAGCATGGATAAATTCATGAAGGCGGTCGGCATGATTAAGAGCGCGGTAGCGGGCGATACCGGCAATACCAACCTGCACGCTCGCGGCAACGGCGGCGTGTCTCTGGGCATTGATGCAGCGATGATCGGCGACCGTATCGTCAATATGGGGTTGAAGAAGCTCGCTGATTAA
- a CDS encoding IdsF, which yields MINWKRVIQNVGLILFNISFCFFLLGMYPVRADEMISGKYLFSFKTYKSTCLLRVNDFPAIDNTKIDSGTMSAGFNLTAFLETGKNDIELLMGPQNHKDPKTLYPDSSCHVIVTKDTETSSTEIANFKLSVNEKGEITASESVNTANSSTIFEGYTKNEKDYGFYKVRGSLKIDSLPRWAWVNATPVTENDLPKIRMAYADIWTMMKDRDIEGLKKITQTSNEEMAFAEGATTGMMFISTDFPQHVVDKQLTPLPIEWNKYKIIKYRDGRLFRLGVGFFQNSPLRFINSEGKIVFAYRPYFSIIDGKVTLVR from the coding sequence ATGATAAATTGGAAAAGAGTGATTCAGAATGTCGGTTTAATCTTATTTAATATAAGTTTTTGTTTTTTTCTATTAGGAATGTATCCAGTTAGGGCTGACGAAATGATTAGTGGAAAATATCTATTCTCTTTTAAAACTTATAAAAGCACTTGCCTTCTTCGAGTAAATGATTTCCCTGCGATTGATAATACAAAGATCGATTCTGGAACAATGTCAGCGGGATTTAACTTGACGGCATTTTTAGAAACTGGGAAAAATGATATCGAACTATTAATGGGGCCGCAGAATCATAAAGATCCCAAGACTCTGTATCCTGATTCCTCCTGTCATGTGATAGTCACTAAGGATACCGAAACAAGCAGTACAGAAATCGCCAATTTTAAATTAAGTGTGAATGAAAAAGGCGAGATTACGGCGAGTGAATCAGTCAATACGGCCAATAGCTCCACCATTTTTGAAGGTTATACAAAGAATGAGAAAGACTATGGTTTCTATAAGGTTAGAGGGAGTTTAAAAATCGATAGCCTGCCACGCTGGGCGTGGGTGAATGCGACTCCAGTTACGGAAAACGATCTACCTAAAATCAGGATGGCCTATGCAGACATCTGGACAATGATGAAGGATCGCGATATTGAGGGTTTGAAAAAAATCACACAGACCTCAAACGAAGAGATGGCTTTTGCAGAAGGTGCCACAACAGGAATGATGTTTATTTCAACCGATTTTCCACAGCATGTAGTTGATAAACAGCTTACTCCTCTCCCAATTGAATGGAATAAATATAAAATCATAAAATATCGTGATGGACGTTTATTTCGTTTAGGTGTTGGTTTTTTCCAAAACTCACCACTAAGGTTTATAAATAGTGAAGGTAAAATAGTTTTTGCTTACAGGCCTTATTTCTCAATAATAGATGGTAAGGTAACGCTGGTAAGGTAA